A stretch of Carnobacterium iners DNA encodes these proteins:
- a CDS encoding glycoside hydrolase family 65 protein: MQHVLMIKSQLKIIEKLLEVKQMTKRLFEVDPWKIKSSSLEIKDKRLQESLTSIGNGYMGMRGNFEEGYSGDSHLGTYVAGVWYPDKTRVGWWKNGYPEYFGKVINSTNFIPIEIALDGIKIDLAKDTVKDYSIELNMKTGILARSFIVIKEQLEVQFCFKRFVSIVVKELALINVSAKVLKGEAKVTFKPLMDGNVTNEDSNYEENFWLEIDRATGEKSHLTTQTIPNPFGIEQFTVTTMMQTLAEKADARQTNEDFMKVEEKIDYHLATGEQAMVTKLVSVVTSRDIKTDNQIAVATSILDGAIEKGPNTLEQEHVAAWAERWRKADVVIEGDDESQQGIRFNIFQLFSTYYGEDSRLNVGPKGFTGEKYGGATYWDTEAYIIPMYLSVADEAVSEQLLKYRYDQLDGAFHNARQQGLKGALYPMVTFNGVECHNEWEITFEEIHRNSSIAFAIYNYTNYTGKEDYLLTNGIDVLVGISRFWADRVHFSARENCYMIHGVTGPNEYENNVNNNWYTNKMATWTLNYTLESLGKISDDKKQALGVSDEEIAQWLEIIVKMYYPYDKELDVFVQHDTFLDKDLRPVSALSKENLPINQNWSWDKILRSCFIKQADVLQGIYYLGDTFTIEEKERNFDFYEPMTVHESSLSPSIHAILAAELGKKEIAVAFYAQTARLDLDNYNNDTEDGLHITSMSGGWLTIVQGFAGMRTAQETLSFKPFCPGNWDGYNFMIKYRSRLLHITVTKKDVTVKLSEGEALSIELYNQKIKLMDTVTVAIQ, translated from the coding sequence ATACAACACGTTTTAATGATAAAGTCCCAGTTAAAAATAATAGAAAAGCTACTGGAGGTAAAACAAATGACTAAACGTTTATTTGAAGTAGATCCTTGGAAAATTAAATCTTCTTCTTTAGAAATAAAAGACAAACGTCTACAAGAAAGTCTGACATCCATCGGAAATGGTTATATGGGGATGCGCGGGAATTTTGAAGAGGGATACTCAGGAGATAGTCACTTGGGTACTTACGTTGCCGGTGTCTGGTATCCTGACAAAACCCGTGTTGGTTGGTGGAAAAATGGTTACCCAGAGTATTTTGGAAAAGTCATCAACTCAACCAACTTTATTCCAATAGAAATTGCACTAGACGGCATCAAAATTGATTTAGCTAAAGATACAGTTAAAGATTATTCAATAGAACTAAATATGAAAACGGGTATTTTAGCTCGTTCTTTCATAGTAATAAAAGAACAATTAGAAGTCCAATTTTGTTTTAAACGCTTTGTTAGTATTGTTGTAAAAGAATTGGCCTTAATTAATGTCTCTGCAAAAGTATTAAAAGGGGAAGCAAAAGTTACCTTTAAGCCTTTGATGGATGGAAATGTAACCAATGAAGACAGCAACTACGAGGAAAATTTCTGGTTAGAAATCGATCGTGCTACTGGTGAGAAAAGTCACCTAACAACACAAACAATCCCAAATCCTTTCGGAATCGAACAATTCACTGTGACAACGATGATGCAGACTCTTGCTGAAAAAGCTGATGCTCGTCAAACAAATGAAGATTTTATGAAAGTTGAAGAAAAAATTGATTATCACTTAGCTACTGGTGAACAAGCAATGGTGACTAAATTAGTAAGTGTCGTTACGAGTAGAGACATTAAAACAGACAACCAAATCGCTGTTGCAACTAGTATTTTAGATGGGGCTATCGAAAAAGGTCCTAATACCTTAGAACAAGAACACGTGGCTGCTTGGGCTGAACGTTGGCGTAAAGCAGATGTAGTTATTGAAGGAGACGATGAGAGTCAACAAGGTATTCGTTTTAATATTTTCCAGTTGTTCTCAACTTACTATGGGGAAGATTCAAGATTAAATGTAGGTCCAAAAGGATTCACAGGCGAAAAGTACGGTGGAGCAACCTATTGGGATACAGAAGCATACATTATACCCATGTATCTATCTGTTGCGGATGAAGCTGTATCAGAACAATTGTTGAAGTACCGCTATGATCAATTAGATGGAGCTTTTCACAACGCCAGACAACAAGGACTAAAAGGTGCTCTTTATCCAATGGTTACGTTTAATGGAGTAGAGTGCCACAATGAGTGGGAGATTACGTTTGAAGAAATCCACCGTAATAGTTCCATTGCTTTTGCTATCTATAACTACACAAATTACACTGGAAAAGAAGATTACTTGTTAACAAATGGAATCGATGTTTTAGTTGGTATTTCGCGTTTTTGGGCTGATCGTGTGCATTTTTCTGCAAGAGAGAATTGCTATATGATTCATGGTGTAACAGGTCCAAATGAGTATGAAAATAACGTGAATAACAATTGGTACACGAATAAGATGGCTACTTGGACATTGAATTATACTTTAGAAAGTTTAGGGAAAATTTCTGATGATAAAAAACAGGCTTTAGGTGTATCAGATGAAGAAATAGCTCAATGGTTGGAGATTATTGTTAAAATGTATTACCCATATGATAAAGAATTAGACGTTTTTGTTCAGCATGATACATTTTTAGATAAGGATTTACGGCCTGTTTCTGCATTAAGCAAAGAAAATCTACCAATCAATCAAAACTGGTCATGGGATAAAATCTTACGTTCTTGTTTCATCAAGCAAGCAGATGTATTGCAAGGCATTTATTATTTAGGAGATACATTTACGATAGAAGAAAAAGAGCGAAATTTTGATTTTTATGAACCAATGACGGTTCACGAGAGTTCTCTATCGCCCTCTATTCATGCTATATTAGCTGCAGAATTAGGCAAAAAAGAAATAGCTGTTGCATTTTATGCCCAAACAGCTCGTTTAGATTTAGATAACTACAACAACGATACCGAAGATGGGCTCCATATTACGTCTATGAGTGGCGGATGGTTAACCATTGTTCAAGGATTCGCTGGTATGCGCACAGCCCAAGAAACGTTATCGTTTAAACCATTCTGCCCAGGTAATTGGGATGGTTATAACTTTATGATCAAATATCGCTCACGCTTATTACACATTACAGTAACGAAAAAAGACGTTACAGTTAAGTTAAGTGAAGGAGAAGCGCTAAGCATTGAATTGTACAACCAAAAAATTAAATTAATGGATACTGTTACCGTTGCTATCCAATAA
- the pgmB gene encoding beta-phosphoglucomutase: MIKGFIFDLDGVLTDTAEYHYLAWQELAKKMGISIDRVFNEQLKGISRMDSLERILAYGNKSDAYTKEEKLQLADEKNEEYKKLITKISPRDLLPGIKEFMAELKQADMKLALASASKNGPDILNQLGIADLFDTIVDPAALANGKPDPEIFIKGAKQLNLTPEECIGVEDAKAGIDSINAADMFSVGVGTPESMKFADMFVVDTAQLNYASILANIKDR; the protein is encoded by the coding sequence TTGATAAAAGGATTTATTTTTGATTTAGATGGCGTGTTAACGGATACAGCAGAGTATCATTACCTAGCTTGGCAGGAATTAGCTAAAAAAATGGGTATTTCTATTGATCGCGTGTTTAATGAACAATTAAAAGGAATTAGTCGAATGGATTCACTAGAACGAATCTTAGCTTATGGCAATAAAAGTGATGCCTATACTAAAGAAGAAAAGTTGCAGTTAGCTGATGAAAAAAATGAAGAGTACAAAAAATTAATAACTAAAATTTCTCCGAGGGATTTATTACCAGGTATAAAAGAGTTTATGGCGGAATTAAAACAAGCAGATATGAAATTAGCCTTAGCCTCTGCAAGTAAAAATGGACCAGATATTTTGAATCAACTTGGAATCGCTGACTTATTCGATACGATTGTTGACCCAGCAGCATTAGCTAATGGGAAACCAGATCCAGAGATTTTTATTAAGGGTGCCAAGCAATTAAACTTAACTCCTGAAGAATGCATTGGAGTTGAAGATGCAAAAGCAGGAATTGATTCTATCAATGCAGCTGATATGTTTTCAGTTGGGGTGGGAACTCCAGAATCAATGAAGTTTGCAGATATGTTTGTAGTGGATACTGCTCAATTAAACTACGCATCTATTTTAGCTAACATAAAAGATAGATAA
- a CDS encoding glycoside hydrolase family 13 protein → MEKKWWNNSVVYQVYPRSFQDSNDDGIGDLRGIIQRLDYLADLGIDVIWLSPIYQSPNDDNGYDISDYEAISSEFGTMADVEELIKQSGERGIKILMDLVVNHTSDEHIWFKEASKSRENPYRDYYIWRDPLENGEVPNDLTSVFSGSAWELDDQTNQYYLHLYSKKQPDLNWENPKVREEIYEMMNFWLEKGIGGFRMDIIDTIGKIPDKLITTNGPKLHDYIQEMNRATFGQYDVLTVGETWGATPEIAKLYSDPIRQELSMVFQFEHIGLDQLPGKPKWDTKKLDFIELKAVFSKWQTELGNKGWNSLFWNNHDIPRIVSNWGDDSPEYRIVSAKMFATFLHLLKGTPYIFQGEEIGLINTPVTSIEEIDDIETVNFYNERVSENYSNDAIFSSINKKGRDNLRRPMQWDSTENAGFTKGKPWLALNPNYSSINVLQDQQSKNSIFTYYKKLIQLRKENELVVYGEYKELVPEDKQLYAYERSYNGETWLIVLNFYKKETVYKDSQQRTASIVISNYPDSSDNLSDLKLRPFESIVFKLNERYQK, encoded by the coding sequence ATGGAAAAAAAATGGTGGAATAATTCTGTCGTTTACCAAGTTTATCCCAGAAGTTTTCAAGATAGCAATGACGACGGCATTGGGGATTTAAGAGGAATTATTCAACGACTAGATTATTTAGCTGATTTAGGAATCGATGTTATCTGGTTAAGTCCAATTTATCAATCACCAAATGACGACAATGGATACGATATTAGTGATTACGAGGCTATTTCGTCAGAATTTGGAACAATGGCTGATGTTGAAGAACTGATTAAACAATCTGGAGAACGCGGGATTAAAATTTTAATGGATTTAGTTGTTAACCACACTTCTGATGAACACATCTGGTTCAAAGAAGCTTCAAAAAGTAGAGAAAATCCTTATCGTGATTACTATATTTGGCGTGATCCATTAGAAAATGGAGAAGTCCCTAATGACTTAACGTCTGTCTTTAGCGGTTCTGCATGGGAACTAGATGATCAAACCAATCAATATTACTTGCATCTCTATAGCAAAAAACAGCCAGATTTAAACTGGGAAAATCCCAAAGTTCGTGAAGAAATCTATGAAATGATGAATTTTTGGCTAGAAAAAGGTATTGGTGGTTTCCGGATGGATATTATTGATACTATTGGAAAAATCCCTGATAAACTTATAACAACTAATGGACCTAAATTACATGACTATATCCAAGAAATGAATCGTGCTACTTTTGGCCAGTATGATGTTTTAACAGTAGGAGAAACGTGGGGAGCAACGCCAGAAATAGCAAAACTCTATTCTGATCCAATAAGACAGGAATTATCAATGGTTTTTCAATTTGAACATATTGGGCTAGATCAATTACCTGGTAAACCTAAATGGGATACAAAAAAACTTGATTTTATTGAGTTAAAAGCTGTCTTTTCCAAATGGCAAACAGAATTGGGAAATAAAGGGTGGAACAGTCTATTTTGGAATAACCATGATATTCCAAGAATTGTTTCTAACTGGGGAGATGATTCACCGGAGTATCGTATTGTTTCAGCGAAGATGTTTGCGACTTTCTTGCATCTTTTAAAAGGAACACCGTATATCTTTCAAGGAGAAGAAATTGGGTTAATAAACACACCAGTTACCTCTATAGAAGAAATAGATGATATAGAGACGGTAAACTTTTATAATGAGCGAGTAAGTGAAAATTATTCTAACGATGCTATTTTCTCTTCTATCAATAAAAAAGGTCGCGATAATTTAAGACGACCAATGCAGTGGGATAGCACAGAAAATGCAGGATTTACTAAAGGTAAACCCTGGCTAGCACTGAATCCGAATTATTCAAGCATAAATGTATTACAGGATCAACAAAGTAAAAATAGTATTTTTACATACTACAAAAAACTTATTCAATTACGTAAAGAAAATGAGTTAGTTGTTTATGGAGAATACAAAGAGCTAGTGCCTGAGGATAAACAACTCTACGCCTATGAACGAAGTTACAATGGAGAAACCTGGTTAATTGTCTTAAATTTTTATAAAAAAGAAACCGTCTATAAAGATAGTCAACAAAGGACTGCTTCAATTGTGATAAGTAATTATCCAGATAGTTCTGATAATCTTTCAGATTTAAAGCTTCGACCATTTGAATCGATTGTTTTCAAATTAAACGAAAGATATCAAAAGTAA